One part of the Salinivirga cyanobacteriivorans genome encodes these proteins:
- the ruvC gene encoding crossover junction endodeoxyribonuclease RuvC: MKEADNIILGIDPGTTIMGYGVIDASGKQPTLLSMGVVDLRKYKDHYQKLNYIYDRTRMLIEQYLPDEIAIEAPFFGKNVQSMLKLGRAQGVAIAAALSHSVPIAEYAPRKIKQAITGSGSASKEQVAGMLTRMMQIDSLPSYLDATDGLAAAVCHFYQRMVPDTKKSNSWSDFVKKNPGRVK; this comes from the coding sequence TTGAAAGAGGCAGATAACATAATTTTAGGTATAGATCCGGGCACTACCATCATGGGATATGGTGTGATTGATGCATCTGGCAAGCAACCTACACTCTTAAGCATGGGCGTGGTAGATTTGCGAAAGTACAAAGATCACTACCAAAAGTTAAATTACATTTACGACCGCACAAGGATGCTCATTGAACAATATCTGCCAGACGAAATTGCCATTGAAGCCCCTTTCTTCGGCAAAAATGTGCAATCTATGCTCAAACTTGGCAGGGCACAGGGTGTTGCCATTGCTGCGGCGCTATCACATTCGGTGCCAATTGCCGAATATGCACCACGAAAAATCAAACAAGCAATTACAGGTTCAGGGAGTGCATCAAAAGAACAGGTTGCGGGTATGCTCACTCGCATGATGCAAATTGACTCCCTCCCCTCATATCTCGATGCTACTGATGGTCTGGCTGCAGCTGTTTGTCATTTCTATCAACGAATGGTTCCTGACACTAAAAAAAGCAATAGTTGGTCAGATTTTGTCAAGAAAAATCCGGGCAGAGTTAAATAG